One genomic segment of Brevinematia bacterium includes these proteins:
- a CDS encoding OmpH family outer membrane protein codes for MKLLCRLCLLVVICVLLPGVLSYGYSKVEKIGVIDLVEVFDDFVERKEVGKEFSVYKKTSMEKLEKMKTEIGELRNKVVELSNSIVAMGTNVDPQLFQKYNDLLKEYTNKVDIYLIEAKKVEESLNKYRDSLKQYVYKDIMGYIKSYGDKNGFSIIFDTRGNLIYYSKGNDITSDLNKWIKVQEDAKKKY; via the coding sequence ATGAAGTTACTATGTAGATTGTGTCTTTTAGTGGTTATCTGTGTACTTCTTCCAGGGGTATTGTCTTATGGCTACTCTAAAGTGGAGAAAATAGGGGTAATAGACTTAGTTGAGGTTTTTGACGACTTTGTTGAAAGGAAGGAAGTTGGGAAAGAGTTTAGTGTATACAAGAAAACGTCTATGGAGAAATTGGAAAAGATGAAGACAGAAATAGGAGAGCTGAGAAATAAAGTAGTGGAATTATCAAACTCTATTGTAGCTATGGGAACCAATGTAGATCCTCAACTGTTCCAGAAATACAACGATTTGCTTAAAGAATACACTAATAAGGTTGATATCTACCTAATTGAGGCTAAGAAGGTTGAAGAATCTCTGAACAAGTATAGGGATTCTTTGAAGCAATATGTGTATAAAGATATTATGGGATACATAAAGAGTTATGGTGATAAAAACGGTTTTTCTATAATATTTGACACTAGGGGTAATTTGATTTACTATTCCAAAGGAAATGATATTACGTCTGATTTGAACAAGTGGATAAAGGTGCAAGAGGATGCGAAGAAAAAATACTGA
- the lpxD gene encoding UDP-3-O-(3-hydroxymyristoyl)glucosamine N-acyltransferase produces the protein MKYTVKSLASFVGGIVEGDYNEEIYGIAEYTNGKKGQITFTVDKRKYEEALRTEVSAIVVPHEFEYKGKTLVKVEDPKFAMARVAQLFNPYEKLGFEGISDKVSIGSNVKMGKNVTIMPFVVIQDDVEIGNNVIIYSNVFIGYGVRIGNNVVLRPNVVVYPGSIIGNNVIIHAGAVIGADGFGYVLHKGEYHKLPHIGRVFIEDNVEIGANTCIDRAFIGETIIKKGTKIDNLVQIAHNVKIGENCIIVSQAGVAGSTEIGNNVIIAGQAGVVDHAKIGDNVVIMARAGVDDREVPPNKILLGTPARDALEQKRIFAAETKLPELVKKIKHLEEEIESLKEK, from the coding sequence ATGAAATACACTGTCAAAAGTTTAGCAAGTTTTGTTGGTGGGATAGTTGAAGGGGATTATAACGAGGAGATCTACGGGATAGCGGAGTATACCAATGGTAAAAAAGGACAGATCACTTTTACTGTTGATAAGCGCAAGTATGAGGAGGCGTTGAGGACAGAAGTATCTGCGATAGTAGTTCCCCACGAATTTGAGTATAAAGGTAAAACTTTAGTAAAAGTTGAGGATCCGAAATTTGCGATGGCTCGTGTAGCTCAGCTTTTCAATCCTTATGAAAAGTTGGGCTTTGAGGGAATATCGGATAAGGTGTCTATTGGTAGTAATGTCAAAATGGGAAAGAATGTAACTATAATGCCATTTGTGGTTATTCAGGATGATGTTGAGATAGGAAATAACGTTATCATCTACTCTAATGTTTTCATTGGATATGGTGTTAGGATTGGCAATAATGTTGTTCTAAGACCTAATGTTGTGGTGTATCCTGGTAGTATAATAGGGAACAATGTAATAATTCATGCTGGAGCTGTAATAGGTGCTGATGGATTTGGATATGTTCTGCATAAGGGAGAATATCATAAACTACCACATATAGGAAGGGTTTTTATTGAGGATAATGTGGAAATAGGAGCAAATACTTGCATTGATAGGGCATTTATTGGTGAAACGATAATAAAGAAGGGAACCAAGATAGATAACTTAGTACAGATAGCTCACAATGTTAAAATAGGAGAAAACTGTATAATAGTTTCACAAGCTGGAGTTGCTGGTAGCACTGAAATAGGCAATAACGTCATTATTGCTGGGCAAGCGGGAGTAGTGGATCATGCAAAGATTGGAGATAACGTTGTAATAATGGCTAGAGCTGGTGTTGATGATAGGGAAGTCCCTCCTAATAAGATTCTTTTAGGAACTCCTGCTAGGGATGCATTGGAACAGAAGAGAATATTTGCAGCGGAAACTAAATTGCCCGAGTTGGTCAAGAAAATAAAACACTTAGAGGAAGAAATAGAAAGTCTGAAAGAGAAATGA
- the rnc gene encoding ribonuclease III — protein sequence MTSREFPGLTIERRDALLSFEQKIGVRFKDLSLLHQSLVHSSYVKYNALPSIMSNERLEFVGDALISMVISEYLYRNYPNFDEGMLSSVKADVVSRKIMYDIGIKIGIDEYILTVPSLDKFDYRGRRTIISNTFEALVGAMFLSNGLETTKDFVLKLFLPAIESRIRDGTSDFKSLLQHYVVRSFDTYPDYLVVSESGPDHQKEFLVKVLVNGKVLGEGRGFSKKEAEQYAAKNALENLNHVL from the coding sequence ATGACCTCCAGAGAATTTCCAGGACTTACTATAGAGAGAAGAGATGCTCTGCTCTCTTTTGAGCAGAAAATCGGTGTTAGATTCAAAGATCTTTCTCTGTTACACCAAAGTTTAGTTCACTCTTCCTATGTGAAGTATAATGCTCTTCCCTCAATTATGTCAAATGAACGTCTAGAGTTTGTTGGTGATGCTCTTATATCTATGGTGATTAGCGAATACTTGTATAGAAACTACCCTAATTTTGATGAAGGTATGTTGTCAAGTGTAAAGGCAGATGTGGTGAGTAGAAAGATTATGTATGATATAGGAATTAAGATCGGTATAGATGAGTATATTCTTACAGTCCCATCGTTGGACAAATTTGATTACAGAGGTAGAAGAACTATAATATCAAACACTTTTGAAGCTTTGGTAGGGGCTATGTTTTTGTCAAATGGACTGGAAACTACCAAGGATTTTGTCCTAAAACTATTCTTGCCGGCAATTGAAAGTAGAATCAGAGATGGAACTAGTGATTTCAAAAGTCTTCTGCAACACTACGTAGTAAGATCGTTTGATACTTATCCGGATTATTTAGTTGTCAGTGAAAGTGGACCTGATCATCAAAAAGAGTTTTTGGTAAAAGTGCTGGTAAATGGCAAGGTTCTTGGTGAGGGTAGAGGATTTTCAAAAAAGGAAGCTGAGCAGTATGCAGCTAAGAATGCTTTGGAAAACTTGAACCACGTATTATAG